The following are encoded in a window of Lactobacillus intestinalis genomic DNA:
- a CDS encoding pseudouridine synthase, protein MALERLQKVIAEAGIASRRKAEKMIVAGRVRVDGKIVTKLGTKVETFSNITVDGEPIERESLHTYLFYKPRGVVSTASDNKGRKTVVDFFEDIPYRVYPVGRLDYDTSGLLLMTNDGELANLLMHPRHEVPKVYVAKIEGILEPQQIKALVNGVVFDKHKSAPAKVKILKTNKRKNTQIVQLTIHEGHYHQVKKMFKAVGHPVQKLSRERYAFLDLQSLTSGEYRELSLKEVDRLKHLD, encoded by the coding sequence ATGGCGTTAGAAAGACTTCAAAAGGTAATTGCAGAAGCAGGAATTGCTTCAAGACGTAAGGCAGAGAAGATGATTGTTGCCGGTCGAGTGCGTGTAGACGGAAAAATAGTTACTAAGCTGGGAACAAAAGTAGAGACTTTTAGTAATATTACTGTAGATGGAGAACCTATTGAAAGAGAAAGTTTACATACTTATCTTTTTTATAAGCCACGTGGTGTAGTTTCTACAGCTAGCGATAATAAAGGACGAAAGACAGTAGTTGATTTCTTTGAGGATATTCCTTATCGAGTATATCCTGTGGGAAGATTGGACTATGACACTTCAGGTCTTCTTTTGATGACTAATGATGGTGAATTGGCTAATTTATTAATGCATCCGCGGCATGAAGTTCCTAAAGTCTATGTAGCGAAGATAGAAGGGATTCTAGAACCTCAACAAATAAAGGCTTTAGTCAATGGAGTAGTTTTTGATAAACATAAAAGTGCGCCGGCAAAGGTTAAAATTTTAAAGACTAATAAACGAAAAAATACTCAGATTGTCCAACTAACAATTCATGAAGGGCATTATCATCAAGTTAAAAAGATGTTTAAAGCAGTGGGGCATCCAGTCCAAAAATTGTCTAGAGAGCGTTATGCATTTTTGGATTTGCAATCCCTTACATCTGGAGAATACCGGGAATTGTCGCTCAAAGAAGTTGACAGATTGAAACACTTGGACTAA
- the scpB gene encoding SMC-Scp complex subunit ScpB produces the protein MATKIANLEALLYVAGDEGLDKSVLCGLLELNETELEALFMNLKDKLEKDPDNGLQAIHVNQTYKLTTRPETSKIIEKYFQKDLSKGISQSALEILAIVAYKQPITRVEIDDIRGVNSSGAIQTLVWRGLIKASGKKNAPGNPNLYITTDYFLQYFGYESLADLPLIENFEDEVSSESEVDLFKLKDKENESEES, from the coding sequence TAGATAAAAGTGTCCTTTGTGGACTTTTAGAGCTCAATGAAACAGAGTTAGAAGCTTTATTTATGAATTTAAAAGATAAGCTTGAAAAAGACCCAGACAATGGGTTGCAAGCTATTCATGTTAATCAAACATATAAGTTAACCACTCGTCCTGAAACTAGTAAAATTATTGAAAAATACTTTCAAAAGGACCTTAGTAAAGGAATTAGTCAATCTGCTTTAGAAATTTTAGCGATAGTAGCTTATAAACAACCAATCACTAGAGTGGAAATTGACGATATTCGTGGAGTTAATTCTTCTGGAGCGATTCAAACTTTGGTTTGGCGTGGTTTGATTAAAGCTAGTGGAAAAAAGAACGCCCCTGGGAATCCAAACTTGTATATTACAACTGATTATTTTTTGCAATATTTTGGATATGAAAGTTTAGCAGACTTACCATTGATTGAAAATTTCGAAGATGAAGTAAGTTCCGAATCAGAAGTAGATTTGTTTAAATTAAAAGATAAAGAGAATGAAAGTGAGGAGAGTTAA